One window of the Actinomyces wuliandei genome contains the following:
- a CDS encoding excalibur calcium-binding domain-containing protein has translation MLAALVLVLCLGAVGSCDDGQADSLDPPPASGHEAPTSAPATASPLPTVAATPTATVDPPATTTQEPGTPAPETSPAPPEPPQPEPEAPAEPVPPEAPAEPPRSDVYYENCQEARDAGATPIYQGDPGYRDRLDRDKDGVACE, from the coding sequence GTGCTGGCCGCACTCGTGCTCGTGCTCTGCCTCGGTGCTGTCGGCAGCTGCGACGACGGGCAGGCAGACAGCCTGGACCCACCGCCCGCCTCTGGACACGAGGCCCCGACCTCGGCGCCAGCAACGGCCAGCCCCCTGCCCACGGTGGCGGCCACTCCGACAGCCACCGTCGACCCGCCAGCAACAACCACCCAGGAGCCAGGCACGCCCGCACCCGAGACATCCCCGGCGCCACCTGAGCCGCCCCAGCCGGAGCCCGAGGCACCAGCCGAGCCTGTCCCACCAGAGGCACCGGCGGAACCACCCCGGTCAGACGTCTACTACGAGAACTGCCAGGAAGCCCGAGATGCCGGAGCAACCCCGATCTATCAGGGGGACCCCGGGTACCGCGACAGGCTCGACCGGGACAAGGACGGCGTCGCCTGCGAGTAG
- a CDS encoding DapH/DapD/GlmU-related protein, whose protein sequence is MDLRTFLDHVASGQPIRGGSPEAAFQNARAVEVQRLTAELNTGYHDPEEIRALMERITTRAVPASFRLFPPFTTDFGANIHLGEQVFINSGCRFQDQGGIWVGDRCFIGHDVVLATLDHSLAVADRATTHPAPIRLGDDVWVGAKVVVTSGVTVGDGAVLAAGAVVTRDVPARTVVGGVPARTIGQVPED, encoded by the coding sequence ATGGATCTTCGCACCTTTCTTGACCACGTCGCCTCTGGCCAGCCGATCCGTGGCGGCAGCCCGGAGGCTGCCTTCCAGAACGCGCGTGCCGTGGAGGTCCAGCGCCTGACGGCCGAGCTCAACACCGGCTACCACGATCCGGAGGAGATCCGGGCGCTCATGGAGCGCATCACCACTCGCGCGGTTCCGGCGTCCTTCCGTCTTTTCCCGCCCTTCACCACGGACTTCGGGGCCAACATCCACCTGGGGGAACAGGTCTTCATCAACTCCGGGTGCCGGTTTCAGGACCAGGGCGGCATCTGGGTGGGGGACCGGTGCTTTATCGGGCACGACGTGGTCCTGGCGACCCTGGACCACTCCCTTGCGGTCGCCGACCGGGCCACCACCCACCCGGCCCCGATCCGGCTGGGCGACGACGTGTGGGTGGGAGCCAAGGTTGTCGTCACCAGCGGTGTCACGGTGGGGGACGGGGCGGTCCTGGCTGCCGGGGCGGTCGTGACCAGGGACGTGCCCGCGCGGACTGTTGTGGGAGGGGTCCCGGCCCGGACCATTGGGCAGGTGCCTGAGGACTGA
- the betT gene encoding choline BCCT transporter BetT produces MSQPPARPTTGAAAKEATEQQTERSPRQVLNTPVFVSAAIVIAAIALSAIFFPQTVSDAFSSAVSWTGRWFGSFYILLVTVTLLFALILALSSRFGRIRLGPSNSTPDFSTFSWAAMLFAAGVGTAIMFYAVAEPVAQYMAPPTGEGQTVEAARNAIVLTLLHYGITGWGLYSIVGMALAYFAYRRHQPLAVRSTLRPLLGDRTDGVLGHIADAATLIGGAVGISASLGVGVVQLNVALTILFGLPQGTPTQIGLIVLSVLMATVSAVSGVDRGVRVLSNINVLLAVGLAMWVLVTGDTAFLIDAIVGNVGDFVTQFPSLTLETYAYDRPTEWLNGWTLFFWAWWIAWAAFVGMFLARISRGRTIREFVLGALILPFSYVLMWSSIFGNSALDLIRSGNMEFAELTVNEPEQGLYTLLTHLPGGTFLVALALFIGILFYVTSADSGALVMASLSSHVRSEKEDAPAWLRIFWASLVGVLTIAMLVAGGIPILQQATIVMALPFSGVIIMVMFCLWKALRTEASHSVTRSQAYRNRSLGLTGTAAGLKRISWQDRLSHTFNTVSPARAKRALDNRIVPALEAVATELRKENLLAEVVVEGEEAQDPDDERNFLGRATLVVSATEAGESAEGEDSLDTDYERSSGLDSFRYVVRMVQAPVPAYGPVVHEADDLTVRLEVRPSGGGQGYDLMDWSADQVAHDVLDHYERWLEYLGFTETAARASGGSAQ; encoded by the coding sequence GTGTCTCAGCCACCAGCACGTCCCACGACCGGGGCTGCCGCCAAGGAAGCCACGGAGCAGCAGACTGAGCGGTCGCCGCGACAGGTCCTCAACACCCCGGTCTTCGTCTCCGCCGCCATCGTCATCGCCGCCATCGCCCTGAGCGCCATCTTCTTCCCCCAGACTGTGTCAGACGCCTTCAGCAGCGCAGTCTCCTGGACGGGTCGCTGGTTCGGCTCCTTCTACATCCTGCTGGTCACCGTCACCCTCCTCTTCGCCCTCATCCTGGCGCTGTCGAGCCGCTTCGGCAGGATCAGGCTGGGGCCCAGCAACTCCACCCCAGACTTCTCCACCTTCTCCTGGGCCGCCATGCTCTTCGCCGCCGGCGTGGGAACCGCCATCATGTTCTACGCCGTGGCCGAGCCGGTCGCCCAGTACATGGCGCCTCCCACCGGGGAGGGGCAGACGGTCGAGGCCGCCCGCAACGCCATCGTCCTGACCCTCCTGCACTACGGCATCACCGGCTGGGGCCTGTACTCCATCGTCGGCATGGCCTTGGCCTACTTCGCCTACCGTCGCCACCAGCCCCTGGCCGTGCGATCCACCCTGCGCCCCCTGCTCGGCGACCGTACCGACGGCGTGCTGGGGCACATCGCCGACGCCGCCACACTCATCGGCGGGGCCGTGGGGATCTCTGCCTCCCTGGGGGTCGGCGTCGTCCAGCTCAACGTCGCCCTGACCATCTTGTTCGGCCTGCCCCAGGGCACCCCCACGCAGATCGGGCTCATCGTCCTGTCCGTGCTCATGGCCACCGTCTCCGCCGTGTCCGGGGTGGACCGTGGTGTGCGCGTCCTGTCCAACATCAACGTCCTTCTCGCGGTGGGCCTGGCCATGTGGGTCCTGGTCACCGGCGACACCGCCTTCCTCATCGACGCGATCGTAGGTAATGTTGGCGACTTCGTCACCCAGTTCCCCTCCCTGACCCTGGAGACCTACGCCTACGACCGGCCCACCGAGTGGCTCAACGGCTGGACACTCTTCTTCTGGGCCTGGTGGATCGCCTGGGCCGCTTTCGTCGGCATGTTCTTGGCCCGCATCTCCCGCGGACGCACGATCCGCGAGTTCGTCCTCGGCGCCCTCATCCTGCCCTTCAGCTACGTGCTCATGTGGAGCTCGATCTTCGGCAACAGCGCACTGGACCTCATCCGCTCCGGAAACATGGAGTTCGCCGAGCTGACCGTCAACGAGCCCGAGCAGGGGCTCTACACCCTGCTCACCCACCTTCCCGGGGGCACCTTCCTCGTCGCTCTGGCACTGTTCATCGGCATCCTCTTCTACGTCACCAGCGCCGACTCCGGCGCCCTGGTCATGGCCAGCCTGTCCAGCCACGTACGCTCCGAGAAGGAGGACGCCCCTGCCTGGCTGCGGATCTTCTGGGCCAGCCTGGTCGGTGTCCTCACGATCGCCATGCTCGTGGCGGGCGGCATCCCGATCCTCCAGCAGGCCACCATCGTCATGGCCCTGCCTTTCTCCGGCGTCATCATCATGGTCATGTTCTGCCTGTGGAAGGCGCTGCGTACCGAGGCCAGCCACAGCGTCACCCGCTCGCAGGCCTACCGCAACCGCAGCCTGGGCCTGACCGGGACCGCCGCCGGACTCAAACGCATCTCATGGCAGGACCGGCTCTCCCACACCTTCAACACAGTCTCCCCGGCCCGCGCTAAACGGGCGCTGGACAACCGCATCGTCCCCGCCCTGGAGGCCGTGGCCACCGAGCTGCGCAAGGAGAACCTGCTCGCTGAGGTGGTCGTCGAGGGTGAGGAGGCCCAGGACCCCGACGACGAGCGCAACTTCCTGGGACGCGCCACCCTTGTCGTCAGTGCGACCGAGGCTGGCGAGTCCGCGGAGGGCGAGGACTCCCTCGACACCGACTACGAGCGCTCCAGCGGGCTGGACTCCTTCCGCTACGTGGTCCGCATGGTCCAGGCTCCCGTGCCCGCCTACGGCCCTGTGGTCCACGAGGCCGACGACCTGACCGTGCGCCTGGAGGTGCGTCCCAGCGGGGGCGGCCAGGGCTACGACCTCATGGACTGGTCCGCCGACCAGGTAGCCCACGACGTCCTGGACCACTACGAGCGCTGGCTGGAGTACCTCGGCTTCACCGAGACCGCAGCCCGGGCCTCAGGCGGCTCCGCCCAGTAG
- a CDS encoding TetR/AcrR family transcriptional regulator encodes MAECEAVADRMRVRAQLAELFRERGFAATSLPEISEATGLGKGSLYHLFPGGKQQMLTEVVADVNDWFERHIFSPLEDPRPGLGAMFDAVSTYFDSGRRLCLIGRIGLEPGLEGLSAALSDYFARWRSVLSAALLSLGYSGDDGDDYAEQIIVSIQGALILAHAQDDPTVFTRTIARLRATVGA; translated from the coding sequence ATGGCAGAGTGTGAGGCCGTGGCAGATCGGATGCGGGTACGGGCGCAGCTGGCAGAGCTGTTCCGCGAACGAGGATTCGCGGCGACCTCACTGCCGGAGATCAGTGAGGCAACAGGGCTGGGAAAAGGAAGCCTCTACCACCTGTTTCCCGGCGGCAAGCAGCAGATGCTCACCGAGGTCGTCGCCGACGTCAACGACTGGTTCGAGCGGCACATCTTCTCGCCCTTGGAAGACCCGCGTCCCGGCCTGGGAGCAATGTTCGACGCTGTGAGTACCTATTTCGACTCAGGCCGGCGGCTCTGCCTCATAGGCCGTATCGGCCTCGAACCAGGGCTGGAGGGGCTCTCCGCAGCCCTTTCAGACTACTTCGCCAGGTGGCGCTCTGTGCTCAGCGCGGCACTGCTCAGCCTGGGCTACTCCGGTGACGATGGCGATGACTACGCCGAGCAGATTATCGTCAGCATTCAGGGTGCGCTCATCCTGGCTCACGCCCAGGACGACCCGACAGTCTTCACCCGTACCATCGCCCGGCTCCGCGCCACCGTAGGAGCGTAG
- a CDS encoding NAD(P)H-binding protein, producing the protein MSRIVIVGGHGKVALLAAPLLVEAGHEVVSLVRNPDHAEEVAATGALPVVLSVEEASTEQFAQAFAGAQAVVWSAGAGGKGGPARTDAVDRAAALRSMDAAAAAGATRYVMVSFITAYGEVPDDHPLRAYAVAKIAADRHLQSTDLEWTILGPGRLTAQEPSGRVTVERVGGEDQSGASALTSRGNVARVIAAVLDEPRSIGRVIPFHDGDTPIAQAVANVPLAYADLS; encoded by the coding sequence ATGTCTCGTATTGTCATCGTCGGCGGCCACGGCAAGGTCGCTCTTCTCGCCGCCCCGCTGCTCGTTGAGGCAGGCCACGAGGTTGTCTCCCTGGTTCGTAATCCGGACCACGCCGAGGAGGTGGCCGCTACTGGCGCCCTGCCGGTGGTGCTCTCCGTGGAGGAGGCGAGCACGGAGCAGTTCGCCCAGGCCTTTGCCGGGGCACAGGCGGTCGTGTGGTCGGCCGGAGCGGGCGGCAAGGGTGGCCCGGCCCGCACTGACGCCGTTGACCGCGCAGCGGCGCTGCGCTCCATGGATGCCGCTGCGGCAGCGGGCGCCACCCGCTACGTCATGGTGTCCTTCATCACCGCCTACGGCGAGGTCCCGGACGACCACCCGTTACGGGCCTACGCCGTTGCCAAGATCGCCGCTGACCGCCATCTCCAGTCCACCGACCTGGAGTGGACGATCCTCGGGCCTGGCAGGCTGACGGCCCAGGAGCCGTCGGGGCGCGTCACCGTGGAGCGGGTCGGCGGAGAGGACCAGTCCGGCGCGTCGGCACTCACCTCGCGAGGCAACGTGGCACGCGTCATTGCTGCGGTCCTGGACGAGCCGCGCAGCATCGGCCGGGTCATCCCCTTCCACGACGGTGACACGCCGATCGCCCAGGCGGTGGCCAACGTGCCCCTGGCCTACGCCGACCTGTCCTGA
- a CDS encoding aldo/keto reductase encodes MTTQTIPDIILNNGVTIPQIGYGVFLTPPEETEQAVRDALEVGYRHIDTAQAYRNEAGVGAAVAASGLPREEVFLTTKVWISNAGEERAARSIEGSLRRLGTDYIDLLLVHQPFGDYYGTYRAMEKALEAGKVRAIGVSNFYPDRFVDLAGNVDVAPAVNQMETHVFNQQVDNRTWYAKYGTALESWGPLAQGRNNIFTHPVLSSIGEKHSKSAAQVALRYLLQRDVIIIPKSVHRERMVSNLDILDFALDEADLETVATLDEGHSLTVDHRDPEFIGYLATYQVEED; translated from the coding sequence ATGACCACCCAGACCATTCCGGACATCATTCTCAACAACGGCGTCACTATCCCGCAGATCGGCTACGGCGTCTTCCTGACCCCGCCGGAGGAGACGGAGCAGGCGGTGCGCGATGCCCTGGAAGTTGGCTACCGCCACATCGACACCGCCCAGGCCTACCGCAACGAGGCTGGTGTGGGGGCGGCCGTGGCCGCCTCCGGCCTGCCGCGCGAGGAGGTCTTCCTGACCACCAAGGTGTGGATCTCCAACGCCGGGGAGGAGCGGGCCGCCCGTTCCATCGAGGGTTCCCTGCGTCGTCTGGGGACCGACTACATCGACCTGCTCCTGGTCCACCAGCCCTTTGGCGACTACTACGGCACCTACCGCGCCATGGAGAAGGCCCTGGAGGCAGGCAAGGTGCGTGCCATTGGTGTGTCCAACTTCTATCCCGACCGCTTCGTGGACCTGGCAGGCAACGTGGACGTGGCCCCGGCGGTCAACCAGATGGAGACCCACGTGTTCAACCAGCAGGTGGACAACCGCACCTGGTACGCCAAGTACGGCACCGCGCTGGAGTCCTGGGGGCCGCTCGCCCAGGGGAGGAACAACATCTTCACCCACCCGGTGCTTTCCAGCATCGGGGAGAAGCACAGCAAGAGCGCTGCCCAGGTTGCCCTGCGCTACCTGCTGCAGCGTGACGTCATTATTATCCCCAAGTCGGTCCACCGGGAGCGCATGGTCTCCAACCTCGACATCCTCGACTTTGCTCTGGACGAGGCTGACCTGGAGACGGTCGCCACGCTCGACGAGGGCCACAGCCTGACTGTGGACCACCGCGACCCTGAGTTCATCGGCTACCTGGCGACCTACCAGGTCGAGGAGGACTGA
- a CDS encoding MetQ/NlpA family ABC transporter substrate-binding protein has protein sequence MSSISPVSPGRRVGTAPDTSPGLTRRAFSTGLVVAVGATLAACGSSSGPVPGTEEQGDDVVISVGATPVPHVQILQYVQDNLVEGSGISLDIVEINDYQTPNTSLNDGDLAANFYQTPNFLEQQIDEKGYDFVSIADVHIEPLGLYSSEHTSVDDLPEGGLILLNSDPANTARGLQLLADNGLIELDDSVEMPGVNDVTSNPKNFEFETVDGAQTAASMPDAAAAVINGNYAIDAGLSPNEDSLLLETAEGSPHVNQLVVRAGDREEPSLQKLAELLNHDDVRAFIEENWSDGSVLPAF, from the coding sequence ATGTCTTCCATTTCTCCTGTCTCCCCCGGGCGCCGCGTGGGGACGGCTCCGGACACGTCGCCCGGCCTGACCCGTCGTGCCTTCTCCACCGGGCTCGTCGTGGCTGTCGGGGCGACCCTGGCCGCCTGCGGCAGCAGCTCGGGGCCGGTCCCCGGTACCGAGGAGCAGGGCGACGACGTCGTCATCTCGGTCGGGGCCACGCCCGTCCCCCACGTGCAGATCCTGCAGTACGTCCAGGACAACCTGGTGGAGGGCAGTGGCATCAGCCTGGACATCGTGGAGATCAACGACTACCAGACGCCGAACACCTCCCTCAACGATGGCGACCTGGCCGCCAACTTCTACCAGACCCCCAACTTCCTGGAGCAGCAGATTGACGAGAAGGGGTACGACTTCGTCAGTATCGCCGACGTCCACATCGAGCCCCTGGGCCTGTACTCCTCTGAGCACACCTCGGTGGACGACCTCCCCGAGGGAGGGCTCATCCTGCTCAACAGCGACCCTGCCAACACAGCCCGCGGGCTGCAGCTGCTGGCCGACAACGGGCTCATCGAGCTGGACGACTCCGTCGAGATGCCCGGCGTCAACGACGTCACCTCCAACCCGAAGAACTTCGAGTTCGAGACCGTGGACGGGGCGCAGACGGCCGCCTCGATGCCTGACGCCGCCGCTGCGGTCATCAACGGCAACTACGCGATCGACGCGGGCCTGAGCCCTAACGAGGACTCGCTGCTCCTGGAGACGGCCGAGGGCAGCCCGCACGTCAACCAGCTCGTCGTGCGTGCTGGGGACCGGGAGGAGCCGAGCCTCCAGAAGCTCGCCGAGCTCCTTAACCACGATGACGTGCGCGCCTTCATTGAGGAGAACTGGAGCGACGGCTCCGTGCTGCCCGCCTTCTGA
- a CDS encoding glutamine amidotransferase: protein MKPFLFLATRDADGPADAEYESFLLRTGLEESTLVRHRLEAHPMPEISLEDWSGIIVGGSPFNTTTPAESKSATQVRVEAEFNALLDRVVQTDFPFLGACYGVGTLGSHQGAVIDGTYREEVSAPEITLTPEGLDDPVCDGISATFRAFVAHKDAVTVPPRDAVVLATSGPCPYQMLRVGQNLYATQFHPELDGPALSYRLGFYAGHGYFETEDLPRIQAWTSEPDVSDSWKVLANFVAVHARD from the coding sequence GTGAAGCCTTTCCTGTTCCTGGCGACCCGTGACGCTGACGGGCCTGCGGATGCTGAGTACGAGTCGTTCCTGCTGCGTACTGGCCTGGAGGAGTCCACCTTGGTGCGCCACCGTCTTGAGGCTCATCCCATGCCGGAGATCAGCCTTGAGGACTGGTCTGGCATCATCGTGGGTGGCTCCCCTTTCAACACGACGACGCCTGCGGAGAGCAAGTCGGCTACCCAGGTGCGTGTGGAGGCCGAGTTCAACGCCCTCCTCGACCGCGTGGTGCAGACTGACTTCCCGTTCCTGGGGGCCTGCTACGGCGTGGGCACCCTGGGAAGCCACCAGGGGGCGGTGATTGACGGGACCTACCGCGAGGAGGTCTCCGCCCCGGAGATCACGCTCACGCCTGAGGGGCTCGACGACCCGGTCTGCGACGGCATCTCCGCTACCTTCCGGGCCTTCGTGGCCCACAAGGACGCGGTGACGGTGCCACCCCGTGACGCCGTGGTGCTGGCCACCTCAGGCCCGTGCCCCTACCAGATGCTGCGGGTCGGCCAGAACCTCTACGCCACCCAGTTCCACCCTGAGCTTGACGGCCCCGCCCTGTCCTACCGCCTGGGCTTCTACGCCGGGCACGGGTACTTTGAGACGGAGGACCTGCCGCGTATCCAGGCCTGGACCAGCGAGCCGGACGTCAGCGACTCCTGGAAGGTGCTGGCCAACTTCGTGGCGGTGCACGCCCGCGACTGA
- the upp gene encoding uracil phosphoribosyltransferase, which produces MRLLVADHPLINHKLSVLRSARTPSAVFRPLVDELVTLLAYEATREVRTEQVDITTPVAVAHCRRLADPRPIVVPILRAGLGMLEGMTRLLPTAEVGFLGMKRDDDTLEVETYANRLPEDLSGRQCFVIDPMLATGHTLVAAIDYLLERGARDVTAICLIAAPEGVSTLEAAVGQRANVTVVTAAVDDSLNEHAYIVPGLGDAGDRLYGIVD; this is translated from the coding sequence ATGCGCCTGCTCGTTGCCGACCACCCGCTCATCAACCACAAGCTCTCTGTCCTGCGTAGCGCCAGGACGCCCTCGGCGGTCTTCCGCCCATTGGTAGACGAGCTCGTGACCCTCCTGGCCTACGAGGCCACACGGGAGGTGCGCACCGAGCAGGTGGACATCACCACCCCCGTGGCCGTGGCCCACTGCCGCCGCCTGGCCGACCCCCGCCCTATCGTGGTGCCGATCCTGCGCGCCGGCCTGGGCATGCTGGAGGGCATGACCCGGTTGCTGCCCACAGCCGAGGTCGGGTTCCTGGGCATGAAGCGCGACGACGACACCCTTGAGGTCGAGACCTACGCCAACCGCCTGCCCGAGGACCTGTCGGGACGCCAGTGCTTCGTCATCGACCCGATGCTCGCCACCGGGCACACCCTGGTCGCAGCCATCGACTACCTGCTGGAGCGCGGCGCCCGCGATGTCACCGCCATCTGCCTCATCGCCGCCCCCGAGGGCGTGTCCACCCTGGAGGCGGCGGTCGGCCAGCGCGCCAACGTCACCGTGGTGACCGCAGCCGTGGACGACAGCCTCAACGAGCACGCCTACATCGTGCCGGGCCTGGGCGACGCCGGAGACCGCCTCTACGGGATCGTGGACTAG
- a CDS encoding purine-nucleoside phosphorylase, with product MALSPAVPETWDEDPAGVSILLATGRARHDLLVVCEPQLLTELDAAWGPSQARVRLSFLPGVLEPRAAGQEDALLSYDRGGLGVLVARGRTCLHEGHPARSTTALARIVAGSGARAALLVTRASSVGGAAPGDLLAVGDHVSLSGTPLFPSERLLQATWDEDLTARVSRLPGVRGTGVVALGAGPLRPTPTEARILAGMGVDAVVTDTVAEGMALAGGGVSTAALVVIDDAVGPASQPSGRRAAPAGSTAQQPAAVVVHEAVEAVLAWLARHGV from the coding sequence ATGGCCCTGTCGCCTGCTGTGCCTGAGACCTGGGACGAGGACCCCGCCGGCGTCTCCATCCTCCTGGCTACGGGCCGGGCGCGTCACGACCTTCTGGTTGTCTGTGAGCCACAGCTCCTGACCGAGCTGGACGCGGCCTGGGGCCCCTCTCAGGCGCGGGTGCGCCTGTCCTTCCTGCCCGGGGTCCTGGAGCCCAGGGCGGCCGGTCAGGAGGATGCCCTGCTCTCCTACGACCGCGGTGGCCTCGGGGTCCTTGTCGCCCGGGGTCGTACCTGCCTGCATGAGGGGCACCCCGCCCGCAGTACCACGGCGCTGGCCAGGATCGTGGCGGGCTCCGGCGCCCGGGCCGCCCTCCTGGTCACGCGGGCCTCCTCCGTGGGCGGGGCGGCTCCCGGTGACCTCCTTGCCGTCGGTGACCACGTCAGCCTCTCGGGCACGCCGCTGTTTCCCTCCGAGCGCCTGCTCCAGGCCACCTGGGACGAGGACCTGACTGCCCGCGTGTCGCGTCTGCCCGGTGTGCGCGGCACCGGTGTCGTCGCCCTGGGGGCGGGCCCACTCCGCCCCACTCCCACTGAGGCCAGGATCCTTGCTGGTATGGGGGTCGACGCCGTCGTCACGGACACGGTCGCGGAGGGGATGGCCCTGGCTGGTGGCGGGGTCTCCACGGCGGCGCTGGTGGTCATCGACGACGCCGTCGGCCCTGCCAGTCAGCCCAGCGGCCGTCGAGCCGCCCCGGCTGGCTCCACTGCGCAGCAGCCGGCGGCGGTTGTGGTCCACGAGGCCGTCGAGGCTGTCCTGGCCTGGCTGGCCCGCCACGGCGTGTAG
- a CDS encoding glutamine amidotransferase-related protein has protein sequence MKPFIMVSTRPELEAAQHEYESFLAQSGLTRQDLQHVQLEEIDFLDAFTARDVSGVFIGGSPYNPSTPATAKTRSQLRVEDQVRELLAVALKEGVALLATGFGLQVLAAYLGTQAEEEFGEELGAADIFLTAQGREDPLLHGMPQVFSVFVGHHEGVGQIPRNATLLASSPDCPVQMIRVGKAVYGTQFNPELDAARFEQRVSIYADAGYGDPDLSEDILSKARSEAPHEAGRIIRNFVTHFRRD, from the coding sequence GTGAAGCCTTTCATCATGGTGTCTACGCGTCCCGAGCTGGAAGCGGCACAGCACGAGTACGAGTCCTTCCTGGCGCAGAGCGGACTGACCCGCCAGGACCTGCAGCACGTCCAGCTGGAGGAGATCGACTTCCTCGATGCCTTCACCGCCCGCGACGTCTCCGGGGTCTTCATCGGTGGCAGCCCCTACAACCCCTCGACTCCTGCGACCGCCAAGACCCGCAGCCAGCTCAGGGTGGAGGACCAGGTGCGCGAGCTGCTGGCCGTAGCCCTCAAGGAGGGCGTGGCCCTGCTGGCTACCGGTTTCGGCCTGCAGGTGCTGGCCGCCTACCTGGGGACACAGGCCGAGGAGGAGTTCGGCGAGGAGCTGGGCGCCGCAGACATCTTCCTCACCGCGCAGGGTCGTGAGGACCCGCTGCTTCACGGAATGCCCCAGGTGTTCAGCGTGTTTGTCGGCCACCACGAGGGGGTGGGGCAGATCCCGCGCAACGCGACCCTGCTCGCCAGCTCCCCAGACTGCCCCGTGCAGATGATCCGGGTGGGCAAGGCCGTCTACGGCACCCAGTTCAACCCCGAGCTGGACGCGGCCCGCTTCGAGCAGCGCGTGAGCATCTACGCCGACGCCGGCTACGGTGACCCCGACCTGAGCGAGGACATCCTGTCCAAGGCCCGCTCCGAGGCCCCGCACGAGGCTGGACGAATCATCCGCAACTTCGTCACCCACTTCAGGCGGGACTAG
- the tadA gene encoding tRNA adenosine(34) deaminase TadA — translation MEQTARRDTTWVTSVTTDSPGSSVGFSPGSPGSPGSSADSAAMARALELAAAAGSRGEVPVGAVVLGADGQVLAEAANACEAECDPTAHAEVRALRAAGAVLADARLQGCTLVVTLEPCTMCAGALVLARVARLVLGAWEPRTGACGSVRDVVRDARANHQVEVRAGVREEESAALLEEFFSRRRTERLPGA, via the coding sequence GTGGAACAGACGGCCAGGCGGGACACGACGTGGGTGACGTCGGTGACGACGGACTCCCCGGGCTCTTCCGTAGGGTTTTCTCCGGGCTCTCCGGGCTCTCCGGGCTCTTCTGCCGACTCCGCGGCCATGGCGCGGGCGCTGGAGCTCGCTGCGGCGGCGGGATCACGGGGCGAGGTCCCGGTGGGCGCGGTGGTCCTGGGGGCAGACGGCCAGGTCCTGGCCGAGGCTGCCAACGCCTGTGAGGCCGAGTGCGACCCGACGGCGCACGCGGAGGTCCGGGCGCTGCGCGCTGCCGGCGCCGTCCTCGCGGACGCCCGGCTCCAAGGGTGCACGCTGGTGGTCACGCTTGAGCCGTGCACCATGTGTGCCGGCGCTCTTGTGCTGGCCCGGGTGGCTCGGCTCGTCCTGGGGGCCTGGGAGCCCAGGACCGGCGCCTGTGGCTCAGTGCGTGACGTGGTGCGCGATGCGCGCGCCAACCACCAGGTCGAGGTGCGTGCCGGGGTGCGGGAGGAGGAGTCGGCGGCCCTGCTGGAGGAGTTCTTCTCCCGGCGCAGGACGGAGAGGCTGCCAGGGGCCTGA
- a CDS encoding methionine ABC transporter permease: MFERRLLSAVTETMQMTLVSGFLTVVLGLLLGLALVTTGTRGQHRNRPLYEVLSFVVNVGRSMPFIILMVAIASLTRLIVGTSLGWQAVCVPLTIGAIPFYARLVETAVNNVDHGKVEAALMMGASGTQITWGVLVREALPTLIQSATVTLIALLGYTAMAGTIGGGGLGDLAIQYGYNRSMSDVMVVSVVLILLIVAAIQLVGDMLSRLVDHR, encoded by the coding sequence GTGTTCGAGCGCAGGCTCCTCAGTGCGGTCACCGAGACGATGCAGATGACCCTTGTCTCAGGGTTCCTGACAGTCGTCCTGGGGCTGCTCCTGGGACTGGCGCTGGTGACGACGGGCACGCGTGGCCAGCACCGCAACCGTCCTCTCTACGAGGTCCTCTCCTTCGTGGTCAACGTCGGGCGCTCCATGCCCTTCATCATCCTCATGGTCGCTATCGCCTCCCTGACGCGGCTGATCGTGGGCACCTCCCTGGGCTGGCAGGCCGTCTGCGTCCCGCTGACCATCGGGGCGATCCCCTTCTACGCGCGCCTGGTGGAGACGGCGGTCAACAACGTGGACCACGGCAAGGTTGAGGCGGCTCTCATGATGGGGGCCTCCGGGACCCAGATCACCTGGGGGGTGCTGGTCCGAGAGGCGCTGCCCACCCTCATCCAGTCGGCCACGGTGACCCTGATCGCCCTCCTGGGCTACACCGCCATGGCGGGCACCATCGGGGGCGGGGGGCTGGGGGACCTTGCCATCCAGTACGGCTACAACCGCAGCATGTCCGACGTCATGGTCGTCTCCGTCGTCCTGATCCTGCTGATCGTCGCTGCCATCCAGCTGGTTGGCGACATGCTCAGCCGGCTGGTGGACCACCGCTGA